The Halobellus litoreus nucleotide sequence GGCAGAGGTACCGCAAGGAGGGACGCATCCAGCGCCTCGAACGGTTCGACGACGTCGTCACCGCCGTCGTGCAGGGATCGTCTCGATACGACGTGACCGTCGAACGGGACGGGAAGGCTATCGACGCCCGGTGTACGTGTCCCTACGACGGCGCAGGCGAGTGCAAACACGTTGTCGCGGTGTTGCTGGACGTCGCCGTCGACCCGCCCCGAGACGAGAGCGAGCGTGTCGGGTCAACACTCGAAGACGTCTCGGCCGACGACCTCCGGGCATTCGTACGCGACGTGCTCGCGGACCGAACGGAGCTCCGTGATCAGTTTCTCGCGCGCTTCGGCGACACCGGCAGACCTGTCGAAGCGTATCGCACCGAAATCGAGGACCGGTTCGACCGGCACACCCAACACTATCCGGTCGTCACCGACGCCATCGACTTCTCGCATTTCTTCGAGTTGGCCGAGCAGTACCGCGAACGCGGGCGCTACTCGGACGCCGCGGCCGTCTATCGCGCGCTGTTCGAGGAGATCGACGACAACGAGATTCGGATCGACGCCGCGTACGATCACTACGCCAAAGCTTTGCAGTCTGCGCTCGACGGGTACGTCGAGTGCGTGCTCGCGGCCGATCCTGACCAAGACGAGTTCGAAAAGTACGTCGGGGCGCTAGCGGACCAAGCGGCGTCGGAGCATACAGCGAACACC carries:
- a CDS encoding SWIM zinc finger family protein, which gives rise to MTIDETTIRNLCTDAVFERGQRYRKEGRIQRLERFDDVVTAVVQGSSRYDVTVERDGKAIDARCTCPYDGAGECKHVVAVLLDVAVDPPRDESERVGSTLEDVSADDLRAFVRDVLADRTELRDQFLARFGDTGRPVEAYRTEIEDRFDRHTQHYPVVTDAIDFSHFFELAEQYRERGRYSDAAAVYRALFEEIDDNEIRIDAAYDHYAKALQSALDGYVECVLAADPDQDEFEKYVGALADQAASEHTANTEQFYQAIDDLEEQR